One Tumebacillus sp. BK434 genomic window carries:
- a CDS encoding SDR family oxidoreductase translates to MQNTYFFTGFPGFIASRLITRLIGRDATARFELLVHPRQLEKAQNAVNTLCAAGMGTPEQFVLIAGDITEPNLAIGDEYLEELEDRVTHVFHLAAIYDLAVPQDIAYRVNVIGTEQVGKLVRRLHNMQRLIYFSTAYVSGDRTGQILETELEMGQGFKNHYESTKYEAERIVQKLCGELPVTIIRPGIVMGDSKTGETVKFDGPYFVMRFLDAFSQFPLPYVGASEARINLVPVDYIEAATVHFAHAGAEANGVFHLTDPYPYRAREVYERICQELIGKKPVFTLPASMISSALSIGAFRRFVKVEKETIAYFSCQAEYDATEAQRVLSAAGIQCPDFHSYIEKAVDYYKAHRHDPEKMILVR, encoded by the coding sequence ATGCAGAACACGTATTTTTTTACCGGTTTCCCAGGCTTCATCGCCAGCCGCCTGATCACGCGGCTGATCGGGCGGGACGCGACGGCGCGCTTTGAGCTGCTGGTGCATCCGAGACAGCTCGAGAAAGCGCAGAATGCTGTGAACACCCTCTGTGCGGCCGGAATGGGCACGCCGGAGCAGTTTGTGCTGATCGCAGGCGACATCACCGAGCCGAACTTGGCGATCGGGGATGAGTATCTGGAAGAGCTGGAAGACCGCGTGACGCACGTCTTTCACCTCGCCGCGATCTACGACCTCGCCGTGCCGCAAGACATCGCCTACCGCGTGAACGTGATCGGGACGGAGCAGGTCGGGAAGTTGGTGCGGCGTCTGCACAACATGCAGCGCCTGATCTACTTTTCCACCGCCTATGTGTCGGGCGACCGCACGGGGCAGATCTTGGAGACGGAGCTCGAGATGGGGCAAGGGTTTAAGAACCACTACGAGTCGACGAAGTACGAAGCGGAGCGGATCGTGCAGAAGCTGTGCGGGGAGCTGCCGGTGACGATCATCCGGCCGGGCATCGTGATGGGCGATTCGAAGACGGGCGAGACGGTGAAATTTGACGGGCCGTATTTTGTGATGCGCTTTCTGGATGCCTTTTCCCAGTTTCCCTTGCCGTATGTCGGGGCTTCGGAGGCGCGGATCAACCTCGTGCCGGTCGACTATATCGAAGCGGCGACGGTGCACTTCGCTCACGCCGGGGCGGAGGCGAACGGCGTGTTTCATCTGACCGACCCGTACCCGTATCGGGCGCGCGAGGTGTATGAGCGCATTTGCCAGGAGTTGATCGGGAAAAAGCCGGTCTTCACGCTCCCGGCCTCGATGATCTCCTCGGCGCTGTCGATCGGAGCGTTTCGCCGGTTTGTGAAAGTGGAGAAGGAGACGATTGCCTACTTCTCCTGCCAGGCTGAGTATGATGCGACAGAAGCGCAGCGTGTGCTGAGTGCGGCGGGGATTCAGTGCCCGGATTTTCATTCGTATATTGAGAAAGCGGTGGACTATTATAAGGCGCACCGCCATGATCCGGAGAAGATGATCTTGGTGAGATAA
- a CDS encoding DUF692 domain-containing protein: protein MADFVELMPEHVEKNDPVIAELITRVPTLLHSLVLSLGTAGPVSVDRVAKVERAADAIGASWVSEHLCFSYADGIAVPALTPLPFHEEAVETAAANLRVIQSHLKRPLIVENVTNAFVWQDNQYTEAQFVAKVLEKADCGLLLDVTNLYINSKNFGYDPYDFLREIPAERVVQMHLAGHSATEDGRLHDTHEGGLHPDVLKLTEWVLRHTPCQALVVERDSDLRSFADLEYDLALCRDLYRKWRTRN, encoded by the coding sequence TTGGCGGATTTCGTTGAATTGATGCCGGAACACGTTGAGAAAAATGACCCGGTGATTGCCGAGCTCATCACTCGTGTCCCGACCCTGTTGCACAGCCTCGTACTCTCGCTTGGAACGGCCGGGCCGGTGAGCGTGGATCGGGTGGCGAAGGTGGAGCGTGCTGCAGATGCGATCGGTGCCTCGTGGGTGAGCGAGCATCTGTGCTTTAGCTACGCGGATGGCATTGCGGTACCGGCGTTGACCCCACTTCCTTTTCACGAGGAAGCGGTGGAGACAGCGGCGGCCAACCTGCGAGTGATCCAATCTCATCTAAAACGTCCGCTGATTGTGGAAAACGTCACCAATGCGTTTGTCTGGCAGGACAACCAATACACCGAGGCCCAGTTCGTGGCAAAAGTCTTAGAAAAGGCTGACTGCGGGTTGCTGCTCGACGTGACAAACCTGTATATCAACTCGAAAAATTTTGGCTACGATCCCTATGATTTCCTCCGCGAGATCCCAGCTGAGCGAGTCGTGCAAATGCATCTGGCAGGTCACAGTGCCACAGAAGACGGACGTCTCCACGATACGCACGAAGGCGGACTGCACCCTGACGTCTTGAAACTCACCGAGTGGGTGCTGCGCCATACGCCCTGCCAAGCGCTGGTGGTGGAGCGGGATAGTGATCTTCGCTCTTTTGCCGATCTGGAGTACGATCTTGCTCTCTGCCGGGACTTGTATCGTAAGTGGCGTACCCGAAATTGA
- a CDS encoding helix-turn-helix transcriptional regulator: MSTIEHTASGKIGKIPIGRRIAEVMQERGDAFSIRAFSERLGINRETFRTILKGERPITLPELEKVTQGLRISEERLRQMDTYKKQGELESLLNANERTKAMMLRAQTLANELVEVSLGQTERCVSLLYLGQAQFYLQQYDDAHSSWMSAMEYAERVSKEFGDSTILYHLTSFLLISFTIRKEYTSIQQTLDVVEGVFAEDPMKMGYASYARMKWHEHRGNIEKAKEYSYIALDYFHQTNDISQIGKAQINVAHFEYLVGNYQKSKETLSFAMSSLKSYDYFYLLAVKDYIKVLLQLSENDAAVQAIEANVSRATEYPDFMGMFQIMKSVALDDPQYAIDVSGDLKLSDNIRGVAYKCLMEHYASKGDAESLMRYYEKVRTFSFKKNEFFEEVF; encoded by the coding sequence ATGAGTACCATTGAGCATACAGCTAGCGGTAAGATCGGGAAGATTCCAATCGGAAGAAGAATTGCAGAAGTTATGCAAGAACGTGGAGATGCTTTCTCCATACGTGCATTTTCTGAACGGTTAGGCATAAACCGTGAAACCTTTAGAACAATTCTAAAAGGTGAACGACCAATTACTCTCCCCGAATTGGAGAAGGTCACACAAGGGTTGCGGATCTCGGAGGAACGATTGCGTCAGATGGATACTTATAAAAAACAAGGGGAATTAGAGTCGCTGCTCAACGCAAATGAAAGAACGAAAGCTATGATGCTTCGCGCTCAAACACTTGCTAATGAGCTCGTTGAAGTTAGCCTGGGACAAACGGAACGGTGTGTAAGTTTGTTGTATCTGGGTCAAGCACAATTTTACCTACAACAATACGATGATGCACATTCGTCATGGATGTCGGCTATGGAATATGCAGAAAGAGTAAGCAAGGAGTTTGGCGATAGCACCATTTTATATCACCTAACTTCCTTTTTGCTGATCTCGTTTACGATTCGCAAGGAATACACAAGTATTCAACAAACTCTAGACGTGGTTGAAGGAGTTTTTGCTGAAGACCCGATGAAAATGGGCTACGCAAGTTATGCGCGAATGAAATGGCATGAGCATCGTGGTAACATTGAAAAGGCAAAGGAATATTCTTATATCGCCTTGGACTATTTTCATCAAACGAATGATATCTCTCAAATTGGGAAGGCACAGATTAATGTTGCTCATTTTGAGTACCTTGTAGGTAATTATCAGAAGTCTAAAGAAACATTGTCCTTTGCGATGAGCTCTCTGAAATCGTATGATTACTTCTACCTTCTCGCAGTTAAGGATTACATAAAAGTGCTGTTGCAACTAAGCGAGAATGATGCAGCAGTTCAAGCAATTGAGGCCAATGTTTCCCGAGCAACAGAATACCCAGACTTCATGGGTATGTTTCAGATCATGAAGTCGGTGGCACTTGACGACCCTCAATATGCAATCGATGTCAGTGGAGATTTAAAATTGAGTGATAACATCCGTGGTGTAGCTTATAAATGTCTTATGGAGCACTACGCTTCTAAAGGTGACGCTGAATCCCTGATGCGATACTATGAGAAAGTGAGGACTTTTTCATTCAAAAAGAATGAATTTTTCGAGGAGGTATTCTAA
- a CDS encoding helix-turn-helix transcriptional regulator yields MHSLGQRIREKRMKKGLTQIELASGICTPSLISQIESDRARPSYKTLLALTTRLDVPLEHLLKEVNLDLEYSSKYKMTMGLVRAKEFETAIPLLNDLLEIQQQRVPKEELLLELSQCHIEMGNALESECVLNQLYQICNSERNGHLLAEVLLQLGKVAALKNEYPIALFHTSRAWDELQKFEENDVDIQAKILMQLASLNERVGKAAEAVTYYEKALLLNQCNGEDRGKAFLRLAQVYDRQKKYEHAEEYAMKATVLLEEQVNEEQKREMHHRLIMLQREKNAWKMSVQKLLNIAEGYEQIDDKSKAGEVFADIALICAENGEFEESWAYAEKARMSLSETSPTMGQVHRVLSVVYFHRDDEEKGKRHLDNAAKIYERHGKFTELEEVTFRMCRYLGDKGEHREAFERMGRFHQFMREQLEQRGIVL; encoded by the coding sequence ATGCATTCTCTTGGGCAACGCATTCGTGAAAAGCGTATGAAAAAAGGCCTTACCCAAATTGAGCTTGCTTCTGGTATATGCACTCCGTCGTTGATCTCTCAAATCGAAAGCGATAGGGCGCGACCTTCCTACAAAACGCTTCTTGCGCTTACGACTCGTCTTGATGTACCGCTCGAACACCTATTAAAAGAGGTGAATCTGGATCTCGAGTATTCGAGCAAGTACAAGATGACGATGGGGTTGGTTCGAGCAAAGGAGTTTGAAACAGCTATTCCGTTGTTGAACGATCTTTTGGAAATCCAACAGCAGCGAGTTCCGAAAGAGGAACTGCTTTTGGAACTTTCGCAATGTCACATTGAGATGGGAAATGCGCTGGAATCGGAGTGCGTTTTAAATCAGTTGTATCAGATTTGCAACTCGGAACGGAACGGCCATTTGCTCGCGGAAGTGCTGTTACAACTTGGGAAGGTTGCTGCGTTGAAAAATGAATATCCTATCGCGCTCTTTCATACGAGCCGAGCTTGGGATGAACTGCAAAAGTTTGAAGAGAACGACGTAGATATTCAAGCGAAGATTCTCATGCAATTGGCATCTCTCAATGAGCGGGTCGGAAAGGCGGCGGAGGCGGTCACGTACTACGAGAAGGCATTGTTGCTCAATCAATGTAACGGTGAAGATCGAGGGAAGGCATTCCTCCGTTTGGCACAGGTCTATGATCGGCAAAAGAAGTATGAGCATGCAGAAGAATATGCAATGAAAGCGACCGTGCTTTTGGAAGAACAAGTGAACGAGGAACAGAAGCGAGAGATGCATCATCGTTTGATCATGCTGCAACGAGAGAAGAACGCTTGGAAAATGAGCGTTCAAAAACTGTTGAACATCGCAGAAGGATATGAGCAAATCGATGATAAATCGAAAGCTGGGGAAGTCTTCGCTGACATTGCACTCATCTGTGCGGAGAATGGCGAATTCGAAGAATCTTGGGCCTACGCTGAAAAAGCAAGAATGAGCCTTTCCGAAACATCGCCTACAATGGGGCAAGTCCACCGTGTTCTGTCGGTTGTCTATTTTCATCGTGATGATGAGGAGAAGGGGAAAAGACATCTTGATAATGCAGCCAAGATTTATGAGCGACATGGTAAGTTCACCGAGCTTGAAGAGGTAACGTTTAGAATGTGCCGGTATCTGGGCGACAAAGGGGAGCACCGCGAGGCATTTGAACGGATGGGGCGGTTTCACCAGTTCATGAGGGAACAATTAGAACAGCGTGGGATCGTGCTTTGA
- a CDS encoding non-ribosomal peptide synthetase codes for MEVTETGAILEEEEVFSYPASFAQQRLWFLDKLMPGSPMYNIPFAIRMQGKLNLDALSRSLQEIIERHETLRTVFTEEDGAPMQVILPQVAFVMPLLDLRHLPEAMRMEHVAKLAAEDANRAFDLAKGPLMRTSLLKLEEEEYVLLLTLHHIISDAWSCNVMLKEIVVLYEAFVSGLPSPLPELPIQYVDFTGWQLEHLSGELLERQTAYWKGQLGDHPPVLLLPTDRPRQATQTHRGAFLKFKLSQELSDKLSELSQQEGATLYMTMLAAYAALLARYTGHEDIAVGTPIAGRNIGQIEGLIGFFVNTLVMRTDLSGTPSFRELLGRVKKTALEAYAHQDLPFERLVEELQPERNMSSTPLFQTMFSLQNMVKEDAHRVSGLTLSGLETGQNMAKFDLNITMGESAGGIRGSFEYKVDLFDAATIERMIGHFINLLEGIAAHPDVPVAKLPLLSKEETEQQLVVWNQNAVEFPRDKTIPALFEEQVTLNADRPALSFGGTVLTYRELNERANRLAHALQKKGVGPDVLVGICMERSLELIIGLLGIVKAGGAYVPLDPAYPKERLAYMLEDSAVGVLLTQEKLLAELPAHGADVICLDRDWPQVAAESAETPELALSSEHLAYMIYTSGSTGKPKGVLIPHRGVARLVKNGNYLIAGAEDVLLQLAAISFDAAVPEVWGSLLNGAKLVVFPAETPTIDEIVRVICEEEVTVALLTTGLLPQLAEADLSSLQSLRRMAVGGDVMSAQHAQRVLEKLPGLMLANAYGPTENSVASTVFWMTDPDDVPAVVPIGRAVRNNELYVLDRQLQPVPVGVAGELHVGGPGLARGYWNRPELTQELFISHPFQSDGARLYKTGDLVRYLPDGNLEFLGRIDDQVKIRGFRIELAEIESVIGGHPSVGAVIVLAREDRPGDKRLVAYVVAEQQAEVTGAELRAYLKNLLPDYMVPSAFVILPNLPLTQNGKVDRRALPAPESGDYSAGVQYEAPRNEIESRLARIWQVILGVEGIGIRNSFFELGGHSLLATQTISRVNEAFDLHLQLRVMFEAPTIAEMAERIEQAMTAKREEDFPPIVPVSRDGELVCSLGQERVWMLDRMTPGTPVYNIASAMRFVGKLDVPVMEKVINEIIRRHESLRTVLYDAGQGVRQRVLAPEWKPLPVIELPGLTEEQRRAEERRYLQNETERNFDLVAESPMYMCLLKFDEEEHVWILNMHHIITDGWSTGVFSGEFSKLYAAYVQGKPSPLPEMTIQYADFAAWQRGWMQGEFFERKLAYWVDHLGDAAVPSFPTDFPRPELMEKRGGRLRFGFSREFTEQLQLFCAQNGITLFMLLLGAYNTMQMRNGGGDDITVGSPIAGRYRKELEHLIGFFIGNAPIRGDLRGNPTVKELLARMRKSTLGAFEHQMIPQALISEALQRKTPLYQTLFILQNFPVAGEALPELAIYQVEAEMEVSKFDFTIAMGESGDGRLLGTFEYSTELFRRETVERLLLHFEMILKAFVEHPEQRLSDIDLT; via the coding sequence ATGGAAGTGACAGAGACGGGAGCGATCTTGGAAGAGGAAGAGGTATTTAGCTATCCGGCATCGTTTGCCCAGCAGCGCTTGTGGTTTCTTGACAAGTTGATGCCGGGCAGTCCGATGTATAACATACCGTTTGCCATTCGCATGCAGGGCAAGTTGAATTTGGATGCCTTGTCGCGCAGTTTGCAGGAGATCATCGAGCGCCATGAGACGTTGCGCACGGTGTTCACGGAAGAGGACGGCGCGCCGATGCAGGTCATTTTGCCGCAGGTGGCGTTTGTGATGCCGCTGCTGGACCTGCGTCATCTGCCTGAGGCGATGCGCATGGAACATGTGGCGAAACTGGCTGCTGAGGATGCCAATCGCGCCTTCGATCTGGCGAAAGGGCCGTTAATGCGGACGTCCTTGCTCAAGCTCGAGGAAGAGGAGTATGTTCTGCTGCTCACGTTACACCATATCATCTCCGATGCCTGGTCGTGCAACGTGATGCTGAAGGAGATCGTCGTGCTCTACGAAGCGTTCGTCAGTGGACTGCCTTCGCCGTTGCCGGAGCTGCCGATTCAATATGTGGACTTTACCGGCTGGCAGTTGGAGCATCTGTCGGGCGAATTGCTGGAGCGGCAGACCGCCTATTGGAAAGGGCAGCTCGGCGATCATCCGCCTGTGTTGCTGTTGCCGACCGACCGTCCGCGGCAGGCGACGCAGACGCATCGCGGGGCGTTCTTGAAGTTCAAGTTGTCTCAAGAGCTGTCCGACAAGTTGTCTGAACTTTCGCAGCAGGAAGGCGCGACGCTGTACATGACGATGCTGGCGGCGTATGCGGCGCTGTTGGCCCGCTACACGGGGCATGAGGACATCGCGGTCGGCACGCCGATCGCCGGGCGCAACATTGGGCAGATCGAAGGGCTGATCGGCTTTTTCGTCAACACGCTGGTCATGCGCACCGATCTGAGCGGAACGCCGTCGTTCCGCGAGCTGTTGGGTCGCGTGAAGAAGACGGCGCTGGAAGCGTATGCGCATCAGGATCTGCCGTTTGAACGGCTGGTCGAGGAGCTGCAGCCGGAGCGCAACATGAGCAGCACGCCGCTGTTTCAAACGATGTTCTCGCTGCAAAACATGGTCAAGGAAGACGCGCACCGCGTATCCGGCTTGACGCTGAGCGGGCTGGAGACGGGGCAAAACATGGCGAAGTTCGATCTGAACATCACGATGGGGGAAAGCGCGGGCGGGATTCGCGGTTCGTTTGAATACAAGGTCGACCTGTTTGACGCAGCGACCATCGAGCGGATGATCGGCCATTTCATCAATCTGCTGGAAGGGATCGCCGCGCACCCGGATGTACCGGTCGCGAAGCTCCCGCTGCTTTCCAAAGAGGAGACGGAGCAGCAGTTGGTGGTGTGGAACCAAAATGCTGTCGAGTTCCCCCGTGACAAAACGATCCCCGCGCTTTTCGAAGAGCAGGTGACCCTGAACGCTGACCGCCCTGCTTTGTCTTTCGGAGGTACGGTGCTGACCTATCGGGAGTTGAATGAGCGGGCGAACCGGCTCGCGCATGCCTTGCAGAAAAAAGGCGTCGGTCCGGATGTGCTGGTCGGTATCTGCATGGAGCGTTCTCTGGAGCTGATCATTGGCCTGCTCGGGATCGTCAAAGCGGGCGGGGCATATGTGCCGCTCGACCCGGCGTATCCAAAAGAACGCCTTGCCTACATGCTGGAAGACAGCGCGGTGGGCGTGCTTCTGACCCAGGAAAAGCTGCTCGCCGAGCTGCCTGCGCACGGCGCGGACGTGATCTGTCTCGACCGCGACTGGCCGCAGGTGGCAGCGGAGAGCGCAGAAACACCGGAGCTGGCCCTCAGCTCGGAACATCTCGCCTACATGATCTACACGTCCGGCTCGACCGGCAAGCCGAAGGGGGTGCTGATTCCGCATCGCGGCGTGGCGCGGCTGGTCAAAAACGGCAACTACCTGATTGCCGGGGCAGAAGATGTGCTGCTGCAACTTGCCGCGATCTCGTTTGACGCGGCGGTGCCGGAAGTGTGGGGATCGCTGCTCAATGGTGCGAAACTGGTCGTCTTCCCGGCTGAAACGCCGACGATTGATGAGATTGTGCGCGTGATCTGCGAGGAAGAGGTGACGGTGGCTCTCCTGACCACCGGCCTTCTGCCGCAGCTGGCCGAAGCGGATCTCAGCAGCTTGCAGTCGCTGCGCCGCATGGCGGTCGGTGGGGACGTGATGTCCGCCCAGCACGCACAAAGGGTACTGGAGAAGCTGCCTGGTCTGATGCTGGCCAACGCGTATGGCCCGACGGAAAACTCGGTCGCGTCGACCGTGTTCTGGATGACCGACCCGGACGACGTTCCGGCCGTGGTGCCGATTGGCCGGGCGGTGCGCAACAATGAGCTGTACGTGCTCGACCGTCAGCTGCAGCCGGTTCCCGTCGGCGTGGCGGGCGAACTGCATGTCGGCGGCCCGGGTCTGGCGCGGGGCTACTGGAACCGCCCGGAACTGACGCAGGAGTTGTTCATCTCTCATCCGTTCCAAAGCGATGGCGCGCGCCTGTACAAGACGGGCGACTTGGTGCGCTATCTGCCGGACGGAAACCTCGAGTTCCTCGGCCGCATCGACGATCAGGTGAAGATCCGCGGCTTCCGCATTGAGCTGGCTGAGATCGAAAGCGTGATCGGCGGACATCCGTCCGTCGGGGCGGTCATCGTGCTGGCCCGTGAAGACCGCCCGGGCGACAAGCGTCTCGTCGCGTATGTGGTCGCCGAACAGCAGGCGGAGGTGACCGGTGCGGAGCTGCGCGCTTATTTGAAAAACCTGCTGCCCGATTACATGGTGCCGTCCGCGTTCGTCATCCTCCCGAACCTGCCGCTCACCCAAAATGGAAAAGTCGACCGTCGCGCCTTGCCGGCGCCGGAATCTGGCGACTACAGTGCCGGGGTGCAGTATGAAGCGCCGCGCAATGAGATTGAATCTCGTCTGGCCCGCATCTGGCAGGTCATACTTGGCGTAGAGGGGATCGGGATTCGCAACAGCTTCTTTGAGCTCGGCGGACATTCGCTTCTGGCGACGCAGACGATCTCGCGGGTCAATGAAGCGTTCGATCTGCACCTGCAGCTGCGGGTGATGTTTGAAGCGCCGACGATCGCTGAGATGGCAGAAAGGATTGAACAGGCGATGACCGCGAAGCGGGAAGAGGACTTCCCGCCGATCGTGCCGGTGTCGCGCGACGGCGAACTGGTCTGCTCGCTCGGTCAAGAGCGGGTCTGGATGCTCGACCGCATGACGCCGGGCACGCCGGTCTACAACATCGCCAGCGCGATGCGTTTCGTCGGCAAGCTCGACGTGCCGGTGATGGAGAAGGTGATCAATGAGATCATCAGACGCCACGAGTCGTTGCGCACCGTGCTGTACGATGCAGGCCAAGGCGTGCGCCAGCGGGTGCTCGCGCCGGAGTGGAAGCCGCTGCCCGTCATCGAACTGCCGGGGTTGACCGAGGAGCAGCGCCGTGCGGAAGAGCGCCGCTATCTGCAGAACGAAACGGAGCGTAATTTTGACCTGGTAGCGGAGTCGCCGATGTATATGTGCTTGCTGAAGTTCGATGAGGAGGAGCATGTCTGGATCTTGAACATGCACCACATCATCACCGACGGCTGGTCGACGGGCGTGTTCTCCGGCGAGTTCTCCAAGCTGTATGCGGCCTATGTGCAAGGCAAGCCGTCGCCGCTCCCGGAGATGACGATCCAATACGCCGACTTCGCCGCCTGGCAGCGGGGCTGGATGCAAGGGGAGTTCTTTGAACGCAAGCTCGCCTATTGGGTCGACCACCTCGGCGATGCTGCCGTGCCGAGCTTCCCGACCGACTTCCCGCGTCCGGAGCTGATGGAAAAGCGGGGCGGTCGCCTCCGTTTCGGCTTCTCCCGGGAATTCACCGAACAGCTGCAGCTGTTCTGCGCGCAAAACGGGATTACGCTGTTCATGTTGCTGCTCGGCGCATACAACACGATGCAGATGCGCAACGGTGGCGGCGACGACATCACGGTCGGCTCGCCGATCGCCGGGCGCTACCGCAAAGAGCTGGAGCACCTGATCGGCTTTTTCATCGGCAATGCGCCGATCCGCGGCGATCTGCGCGGTAACCCGACGGTCAAGGAACTGCTCGCGCGCATGCGCAAATCGACGCTGGGAGCGTTTGAGCACCAGATGATTCCGCAGGCGTTGATCTCGGAAGCGTTGCAGCGCAAGACACCGCTCTATCAGACGCTGTTCATCCTGCAGAACTTCCCGGTCGCAGGCGAAGCGTTGCCGGAGCTGGCGATCTATCAGGTGGAAGCGGAGATGGAGGTGTCCAAGTTCGACTTCACGATCGCGATGGGCGAAAGCGGCGACGGACGCCTGCTGGGCACGTTCGAATACAGCACCGAATTGTTCAGACGGGAAACGGTGGAACGCCTGCTTTTGCATTTCGAAATGATCCTGAAGGCGTTTGTGGAACATCCGGAACAGCGACTGTCTGACATTGATCTGACTTAA